The following coding sequences lie in one Stigmatopora nigra isolate UIUO_SnigA chromosome 4, RoL_Snig_1.1, whole genome shotgun sequence genomic window:
- the crybb2 gene encoding beta-crystallin B2 — translation MATDHQNPASKQQQPGSSALKLVIYEQENFQGRCHELTGACNNLQEAGVEKVGSILVLCGPWVGYEQADCKGEQYVFEKGEYPRWDSWTNSRRSDTIVAFRPIKVDSQEHKIVLYENPSFAGKKIEIIDDDVPSFHAHGYQEKVSSVRVQSGTWVGYQYPGYRGFQYLFEKGEYKDNAEFGAQVPQIQSVRRIRDMQWHQRGAFHPVN, via the exons ATGGCAACAGACCACCAGAACCCCGCATCCAAGCAGCAGCAGCCCGGCTCCAGTGCACTTAAG cTGGTGATCTACGAGCAGGAGAACTTCCAAGGACGTTGCCATGAGCTGACTGGTGCCTGTAACAATCTCCAAGAAGCCGGCGTGGAGAAAGTGGGATCCATACTGGTGCTTTGTGGacc ATGGGTGGGATATGAACAAGCGGACTGCAAGGGGGAGCAGTATGTGTTTGAGAAGGGGGAGTATCCTCGCTGGGATTCCTGGACCAACAGTAGGCGCAGTGACACCATTGTTGCATTCCGACCAATTAAAGTG GACAGCCAGGAGCACAAGATCGTCCTTTATGAGAACCCTAGCTTTGCGGGCAAGAAGATAGAAATTATTGACGATGACGTTCCCAGCTTTCATGCGCATGGCTACCAGGAAAAGGTCTCCTCTGTTCGGGTTCAGAGTGGCAC atggGTGGGCTACCAGTACCCAGGCTACAGAGGTTTCCAGTATTTGTTCGAGAAGGGCGAGTATAAGGACAACGCAGAGTTTGGCGCCCAGGTCCCGCAGATCCAGTCGGTCAGGCGCATCAGAGACATGCAGTGGCATCAGAGGGGTGCTTTTCACCCAGTCAactaa
- the LOC144195893 gene encoding beta-crystallin B3-like isoform X2: MSDQQSAPEKLAVGKSQPGSGPVYKVVLFEYENFQGSQAEFSAECKDVLQKGLQKVGSVIVESGPWVGYDRRGLSGEQFILEKGQYPRWDTWTNSQNSYTLLSIRPLKVDSADHKIQLFENPGFAGRKMEIVDDDVPSLWGHGFQDRVASVKVLNGTWVAYMYPGYRGRQYILERGDFKHWNDWDAALPQIQSVRRVRDMQWHKRGCFSASDPAPAPAPAPAPAPAPAPAPAPAPAPAPGPGPDPAPAPPAPSAKGS, encoded by the exons ATGTCAGATCAACAGTCTGCCCCCGAGAAGTTGGCGGTGGGGAAAAGCCAGCCCGGTTCTGGACCCGTTTACAAG GTGGTGCTGTTTGAGTATGAGAACTTCCAGGGAAGCCAGGCGGAGTTCTCGGCGGAATGTAAAGACGTACTGCAGaagggtctgcagaaggtcGGCTCGGTGATTGTGGAATCCGGACC TTGGGTGGGCTACGATCGTCGAGGCCTCTCGGGAGAACAGTTTATCCTTGAGAAAGGCCAGTACCCTCGCTGGGACACTTGGACCAACAGTCAGAATAGCTACACCCTTTTGTCCATCAGGCCACTGAAGGTG GATAGCGCTGACCATAAGATACAATTATTCGAGAACCCCGGATTCGCCGGCAGGAAAATGGAAATCGTTGACGACGACGTCCCCAGTTTGTGGGGACACGGTTTTCAGGATCGAGTCGCCAGTGTCAAAGTTCTCAACGGAAC GTGGGTTGCTTACATGTACCCAGGCTACAGGGGGCGCCAGTACATCTTGGAACGAGGTGATTTCAAGCACTGGAACGACTGGGACGCCGCCCTGCCACAGATTCAATCTGTCCGACGGGTTCGGGATATGCAATGGCACAAGAGGGGTTGCTTCTCAGCTTCGGACCCCGCCCCAGCCCCGGCCCCGGCCCCGGCCCCCGCACCGGCTCCAGCCCCGGCACCAGCTCCTGCTCCAGCCCCTGCCCCCGGTCCAGGTCCAGAtccagctccggcaccccctgctcCCTCTGCTAAAGGCAGTTGA
- the LOC144195893 gene encoding beta-crystallin B3-like isoform X1: MARPQQTPTRQHFNIKFMGFSGGAIAKMSDQQSAPEKLAVGKSQPGSGPVYKVVLFEYENFQGSQAEFSAECKDVLQKGLQKVGSVIVESGPWVGYDRRGLSGEQFILEKGQYPRWDTWTNSQNSYTLLSIRPLKVDSADHKIQLFENPGFAGRKMEIVDDDVPSLWGHGFQDRVASVKVLNGTWVAYMYPGYRGRQYILERGDFKHWNDWDAALPQIQSVRRVRDMQWHKRGCFSASDPAPAPAPAPAPAPAPAPAPAPAPAPAPGPGPDPAPAPPAPSAKGS, from the exons ATGGCTCGACCCCAGCAAACACCAACCAGGCAGCACTTTAATATCAAG TTCATGGGTTTTTCTGGAGGAGCCATCGCAAAAATGTCAGATCAACAGTCTGCCCCCGAGAAGTTGGCGGTGGGGAAAAGCCAGCCCGGTTCTGGACCCGTTTACAAG GTGGTGCTGTTTGAGTATGAGAACTTCCAGGGAAGCCAGGCGGAGTTCTCGGCGGAATGTAAAGACGTACTGCAGaagggtctgcagaaggtcGGCTCGGTGATTGTGGAATCCGGACC TTGGGTGGGCTACGATCGTCGAGGCCTCTCGGGAGAACAGTTTATCCTTGAGAAAGGCCAGTACCCTCGCTGGGACACTTGGACCAACAGTCAGAATAGCTACACCCTTTTGTCCATCAGGCCACTGAAGGTG GATAGCGCTGACCATAAGATACAATTATTCGAGAACCCCGGATTCGCCGGCAGGAAAATGGAAATCGTTGACGACGACGTCCCCAGTTTGTGGGGACACGGTTTTCAGGATCGAGTCGCCAGTGTCAAAGTTCTCAACGGAAC GTGGGTTGCTTACATGTACCCAGGCTACAGGGGGCGCCAGTACATCTTGGAACGAGGTGATTTCAAGCACTGGAACGACTGGGACGCCGCCCTGCCACAGATTCAATCTGTCCGACGGGTTCGGGATATGCAATGGCACAAGAGGGGTTGCTTCTCAGCTTCGGACCCCGCCCCAGCCCCGGCCCCGGCCCCGGCCCCCGCACCGGCTCCAGCCCCGGCACCAGCTCCTGCTCCAGCCCCTGCCCCCGGTCCAGGTCCAGAtccagctccggcaccccctgctcCCTCTGCTAAAGGCAGTTGA
- the LOC144195280 gene encoding uncharacterized protein LOC144195280, with translation MAAQVEVQSGEVGRTMTGGRLHLSPLTDSSPSLTESHNITSEAKKPVPAPKPRLTPKPFAVEKTTIKPILAPKPQTTPKLESTNTTGYKPELPNNPKPQQPVAIVKPTPVSTNSSRPATTSFRTAAKVNTGQTVKPTVHPFKPAPPLDAIDTNKSTLPFPAERQKPKNQKTPIQGGVSIARAKSLGFLNQIDKEDEENKSVTVVPPRPQPRGSRPRPVSAVFVTDPEIPGPVPRLVGGNPLSSDLTSKFESIGLSLHRKTVKSNVKESVKPLQQNTQQEKHSNNILRVKPSSADEHSDGIVENISLKETKEDQRGGSIKSRINLLLDSSSMLEVVSSEQKTDILSPEQTMIENEPQVDVKQLIKQLTVETTSTQSPVFKPLLKPRQLHSDLTKKFSSETSSDFVKASLLETSTDHQITQDPQSRIEAADHSGKMAVDFQDQLQQGSSHLEEAEPVSSTTTNQSGVELETVLVSLLPDNNVERSNMNNSPEYLSSPSFRGRRKEDAGPLLTSTYKDPVSPSPKRVNHAVDTFQTLGGRRSLSESIPLPQREDKAMTLRSRRSEGNKPMMETTDLIKGETTPAMAMEQQPRYLRIGSLQKWPLIGIPQDVDVDNGAQMPSQRGKEMDLIKDKDRQREADHEEIAGAPKRMKTLQTDEKSKHKATYFALTGQIQESVSSSDTGCDVIYPVVSYDDIDSGQVNAQGKVAAVKRNLSLNETSGKKSLELKEEVRRTSHISARHVVSALVEPAAEKMTEVVKGEQRTDDERQNAKLKIINEDQRRQMEIEKQAMLQFAQMKEREMQREFERRKAFEREKQKLKEIQNPNQQEIVFEGQEDTEKQAQEKTNRQERAIQIQEVEKQKDLARQRALEKQRRQEMHKQREREMEIQQNLQRQREQELERQQELMRKREVEMENQLQQMRMREQERERLQELERQQELMRFREMEMVRLQEEMRLKEQEREELRRLSEKESQWQKELERQSEMERQQEIERHRELARVAEQVEKRQREVGRRQDQMRPREQPTERPREPEHGMQELERQQEHLRPREREIERQEVERQQMKLMQQEQARLKDQEIQRRREIELQKEQARLKEEEIQRRREIELQKEQENARRREIEMQQEELRQREQEMERQRELMWLREQELERQRELAQQEHLRVKALEMERLRELERQEQKEKQQEYERQQEQMKLREKELERRRELQQQEQLRIRELEKERLRDLERQQRELETERLRELERQQEKARLREQEMERRRELQRQQEEQERVRRQELERLRQRELEMERQRELEREEQHQRQKEQELQRQRELALHQEEMRLKEQERLRGFHQQQEMEQERQRNWERQRQKDEARQTELDKETRLLEMQRNKRIEEQERQSLKEVDKSRERQVHAERKTQRLRHQVSQNERLNWEAEEEKMEKAEADRMRQIARHQEAERLRLKEKQRKDEQEKTAIDQSTLRPKVVDVDSLLRAATSQQVSPSLRWKEPSPRTDERYRSSILDVDSFRSQSQHSSNQDLLSVSGIQEINSPIGTRISRLSPERDITWKVPPQPSANFTSTELDPQSYNKTPHEPRKQTMKMSPEQLPLRLEEHSSAVHSQYRHRQDQVWLPREFKSPDDQEEVWKHRRSQGSKEMNRMRSRSMSRRSAPSGLALEKNLSRIRSRSAHREQNGQNWEQPKQDVNGENDRKESITPVGEIDSQYGTWDTGLRTDDSLTPATPSSESNLSPSPRNATPSHPQSEPDSLDGPPQPPPKPEKQPLLFPDAPTILLDTAVLRSRVQLGKKRAPRTRPSRAARQNSNQAGEGATTSDDWLYRDSTEEKPERNTDQVDPEEQPAAAIFPSQPQRIALFPGVDSQAIKIQLKKMSDSDNPTGLASPSLSSRSPKSPFLPRAARVLPPAGAVENGEEESPQWLKELKSKKRLSQYESES, from the exons ATGGCTGCACAGGTGGAGGTACAAAGTGGTGAAGTTGGGAGGACAATGACAGGAGGACGGCTTCACCTGAGTCCCCTGACTGACTCAAGTCCATCACTCACAGAGTCCCATAATATCACATCTGAAGCCAAGAAACCTGTCCCTGCTCCCAAGCCACGGCTGACTCCAAAACCCTTTGCTGTAGAAAAAACCACCATAAAGCCTATACTTGCCCCAAAGCCACAGACCACACCCAAACTCGAATCCACAAACACCACTGGTTACAAACCAGAGCTTCCAAACAACCCAAAACCACAACAACCAGTTGCCATTGTTAAGCCAACCCCCGTGTCAACCAATTCCAGTCGTCCTGCCACCACTTCTTTTCGAACAGCCGCTAAAGTAAATACTGGGCAAACCGTAAAACCTACTGTCCATCCATTTAAACCAGCCCCTCCTTTAGATGCTATCGACACCAACAAATCCACGCTACCGTTTCCGGCCGAAAGACAGAAACCTAAGAACCAAAAGACCCCTATTCAAGGTGGAGTATCCATTGCCAGAGCCAAGTCATTAGGGTTTCTTAATCAGATTGACAAAGAGgatgaagaaaataaatctgTGACAGTTGTACCACCCCGACCACAACCTCGTGGTTCCAGGCCGAGACCAGTTTCTGCAGTTTTTGTTACCGATCCAGAGATACCAGGTCCTGTACCGCGGTTGGTTGGAGGAAACCCACTTTCATCTGATCTTACGTCAAAATTTGAATCAATTGGTCTGTCATTACACCGGAAAACAGTCAAGAGCAACGTTAAAGAAAGTGTCAAACCTCTTCAACAAAATACTCAACAGGAAAAACATTCTAATAATATTCTTAGGGTCAAACCATCGAGTGCAGATGAGCACAGCGATGGTATTGTAGAAAATATCAGTCTAAAAGAGACTAAAGAGGATCAACGAGGTGGTAGCATTAAGTCACGAATTAATCTCCTACTTGATTCCTCCTCCATGCTTGAGGTAGTTTCTTCTGAGCAAAAAACAGATATTCTCTCTCCAGAGCAGACAATGATTGAAAATGAACCACAGGTGGATGTCAAACAGCTCATCAAACAGCTAACGGTGGAAACAACTTCAACACAAAGTCCAGTTTTCAAACCTTTGTTGAAGCCTCGACAGCTGCACAGTGATCTCACTAAAAA GTTTTCATCTGAGACATCATCTGACTTTGTCAAAGCATCACTCCTTGAGACTTCTACAGATCATCAGATCACCCAAGATCCTCAAAGCAGG attgaagCAGCTGACCACAGTGGCAAGATGGCTGTGGATTTCCAAGATCAGCTCCAACAGGGCAGTTCACATTTAGAAGAAGCAGAACCGGTTTCAAGTACTACCACCAATCAAAGTGGTGTTGAACTGGAGACAGTTCTTGTCTCTTTACTACCCGATAATAATGTGGAGAGATCCAACATGAACAATAGCCCCGAATATCTTAGTAGTCCATCGTTTAGAGGTAGACGCAAAGAGGATGCAGGACCTCTGTTGACCTCTACTTATAAAGATCCTGTATCTCCAAGTCCTAAGAGGGTGAACCATGCTGTGGACACATTCCAAACTCTTGGCGGGAGAAGATCGCTGAGTGAGAGCATTCCACTTCCTCAGAGGGAAGATAAAGCCATGACTTTACGTTCCAGACGCTCAGAAGGGAATAAGCCAATGATGGAAACAACCGATTTAATAAAAGGTGAAACGACTCCGGCGATGGCAATGGAGCAGCAGCCTCGATACTTGCGAATAGGATCGTTGCAAAAATGGCCTCTTATAGGTATACCACAAGACGTGGATGTGGATAATGGTGCGCAAATGCCATCACAAAGGggaaaagaaatggatttgattAAAGATAAAGACAGGCAGAGAGAAGCAGATCATGAGGAAATTGCTGGAGCTCCCAAACGCATGAAAACTCTGCAGACGGATGAAAAGTCAAAACATAAGGCAACTTATTTTGCTTTGACCGGACAAATACAGGAGTCAGTTTCTTCTTCAGATACTGGATGTGATGTTATATACCCTGTAGTGTCTTATGATGATATAGATTCTGGACAGGTAAATGCTCAAGGTAAGGTAGCTGCAGTTAAGAGAAATCTGTCGTTAAATGAAACTTCAGGGAAGAAATCGTTGGAACTAAAAGAGGAAGTCAGGAGGACAAGTCATATTTCTGCCAGGCATGTGGTTTCGGCTCTGGTAGAGCCGGCAGCAGAGAAAATGACAGAAGTGGTTAAAGGAGAGCAAAGAACTGATGATGAAAGACAAAATGCCAAATTGAAAATTATTAATGAGGACCAACGAAGGCAAATGGAAATTGAGAAACAAGCCATGTTACAGTTTGCACAGATGAAGGAAAGGGAGATGCAAAGAGAGTTTGAACGGAGGAAGGCTTTTGAAAGGGAGAAACAAAAACTGAAAGAAATTCAAAACCCCAATCAGCAAGAAATTGTATTTGAAGGTCAAGAAGATACAGAAAAACAAGCGCAAGAAAAGACAAACCGGCAAGAACGAGCGATTCAGATCCAGGAAGTTGAGAAGCAAAAAGATCTAGCAAGGCAAAGAGCGTTAGAGAAGCAGAGACGGCAAGAAATGCACAagcagagggagagagaaatggaGATACAGCAAAACCTGCAAAGGCAGAGAGAGCAAGAACTGGAGAGGCAACAAGAACTGATGAGGAAAAGGGAGGTAGAAATGGAAAATCAGTTGCAACAGATGAGGATGAGGGAGCAGGAAAGGGAGCGCCTGCAAGAACTCGAGAGACAGCAAGAACTGATGAGATTTAGAGAAATGGAAATGGTGAGGTTGCAAGAAGAAATGAGGCTGAAGGAGCAGGAAAGGGAAGAATTGAGGCGACTTAGCGAGAAGGAAAGCCAATGGCAGAAGGAACTTGAAAGGCAAAGTGAAATGGAGAGACAGCAAGAAATTGAAAGGCACAGAGAACTGGCGAGAGTTGCGGAGCAGGTGGAAAAACGTCAGCGAGAAGTTGGAAGGCGGCAGGACCAGATGAGACCGAGGGAACAGCCCACGGAGAGACCGAGGGAACCGGAACATGGGATGCAAGAACTTGAGAGGCAGCAAGAACACCTGAGGCCGAGGGAAAGAGAAATTGAGAGACAAGAAGTTGAAAGACAGCAAATGAAACTGATGCAGCAAGAACAGGCAAGACTGAAGGATCAGGAAATCCAGAGAAGGCGGGAAATTGAGCTTCAGAAAGAACAGGCCAGACTGAAAGAGGAGGAAATCCAGAGAAGGCGGGAAATTGAACTGCAGAAAGAACAGGAGAACGCCAGACGCCGGGAAATTGAAATGCAGCAGGAAGAACTGAGGCAAAGGGAGCAAGAAATGGAAAGGCAAAGAGAACTGATGTGGCTAAGGGAGCAAGAACTGGAGAGACAGCGAGAACTTGCACAGCAAGAACACTTGAGAGTGAAGGCGCTGGAAATGGAAAGACTGCGAGAACTTGAGAGGCAGGAACAGAAGGAGAAACAGCAAGAATATGAGAGACAGCAAGAGCAGATGAAGCTGAGGGAGAAGGAGTTGGAAAGACGGCGAGAACTTCAGCAACAGGAGCAGTTGAGGATACGGGAGCTGGAAAAGGAACGATTGCGCGATCTGGAGAGGCAGCAAAGAGAACTAGAAACTGAAAGACTCCGAGAACTGGAGCGGCAGCAAGAAAAAGCCAGACTGAGGGAGCAGGAAATGGAGAGACGTCGAGAACTTCAGCGGCAGCAAGAAGAACAGGAAAGGGTTCGACGTCAAGAACTGGAGCGCCTTCGCCAGAGGGAACTAGAAATGGAAAGACAGCGAGAACTGGAGAGGGAGGAACAACACCAGAGGCAGAAGGAGCAAGAATTACAGAGGCAACGAGAACTTGCCTTGCATCAGGAAGAGATGAGGTTGAAGGAACAGGAAAGACTTCGTGGATTTCACCAACAGCAAGAAATGGAACAAGAGAGACAACGTAACTGGGAAAGACAAAGACAGAAAGATGAAGCCAGGCAGACTGAGTTAGATAAAGAGACTCGTCTTTTGGAAATGCAAAGGAATAAGAGGATTGAGGAACAGGAGAGGCAAAGTCTAAAAGAAGTGGACAAATCGAGGGAGAGACAAGTCCACGCCGAGAGAAAAACTCAGAGGTTAAGACATCAGGTCTCGCAAAACGAAAGACTCAATTGGGAGGCAGAAGAAGAGAAGATGGAAAAGGCCGAGGCAGATCGAATGAGACAGATTGCAAGACATCAAGAAGCTGAAAGACTTCGACTCAAGGAAAAACAGAGGAAGGACGAACAGGAGAAGACGGCGATAGATCAGTCTACTCTGCGGCCCAAAGTAGTGGATGTAGACTCTCTTCTCCGAGCTGCAACTTCTCAGCAAGTTTCCCCATCGCTAAGATGGAAAGAACCATCTCCGAGAACTGACGAGCGTTATAGATCTTCCATTCTTGATGTGGACTCTTTCAGATCTCAATCACAGCACTCCTCAAATCAAGATTTACTATCTGTGTCTGGTATTCAGGAAATAAACTCTCCCATTGGTACACGTATATCACGGCTTTCACCTGAAAGAGACATTACGTGGAAGGTACCCCCACAGCCTTCAGCCAACTTTACAAGTACAGAATTGGATCCACAGTCTTACAACAAAACCCCTCACGAGCCTAGGAAACAGACAATGAAAATGAGTCCAGAACAGTTGCCCCTAAGGCTGGAGGAACATTCTTCAGCTGTGCATAGCCAGTATCGCCACAGGCAAGACCAGGTCTGGTTGCCCAGGGAATTCAAATCCCCAGATGACCAAGAAGAAGTCTGGAAGCACAGAAGATCCCAGGGATCCAAG GAAATGAACAGGATGCGCTCTCGCAGTATGTCCCGCCGATCAGCCCCATCTGGTTTAGCTCTGGAGAAAAATCTTTCCAGAATACGGAGTCGCAGTGCCCACAGAGAACAAAACGGACAAAATTGG GAGCAACCGAAGCAAGATGTCAACGGTGAAAATGATAGGAAGGAGTCTATCACCCCAGTGGGCGAAATAGATAGTCAGTACGGGACTTGGGACACAGGACTGCGCACAGATGATAG TCTAACTCCAGCCACTCCCAGCTCAGAAAGCAACCTCAGTCCTTCACCGAGAAACGCAACTCCGTCCCACCCGCAAAGTGAACCCGACAGCTTGGACGGCCCGCCGCAACCACCCCCTAAACCGGAGAAGCAGCCGCTCTTGTTTCCCGAT GCTCCAACCATTCTTCTGGACACCGCTGTCCTACGCTCCAGAGTCCAACTTGGCAAGAAACGCGCCCCCAGGACACGTCCCTCCAGAGCTGCCCGTCAAAACTCAAACCAAGCCGGGGAAGGAGCGACCACATCCGATGACTGGCTTTACCGAGACTCCACAG AGGAAAAGCCGGAGCGCAATACAGATCAAGTGGATCCCGAGGAGCAACCCGCTGCCGCCATTTTTCCTTCTCAACCACAAAGAATCGCCTTGTTCCCCGGCGTAGACTCACAAGCTATAAAG ATCCAGTTAAAGAAGATGAGCGACTCCGACAATCCAACCGGCTTGGCGTCTCCATCTCTTTCCTCTCGATCCCCAAAATCGCCGTTTCTTCCCCGAGCTGCTCGAGTGCTTCCCCCTGCTGGTGCGGTGGAAAATGG TGAGGAAGAATCCCCTCAATGGTTGAAAGAACTGAAATCTAAGAAGCGTTTGAGTCAATATGAGAGTGAAAGCTAA
- the rnf10 gene encoding E3 ubiquitin-protein ligase RNF10, whose translation MLESSAALGSKLGLVHYRETDMEKNPNNSNNTKVPPRSNSSGPTPGESKPKSESKNNGGAKRYSRKREPSFPKPENFSSTRRSNPQKSKNFDKRPPQRGGGRQYGVAGGGRREEVADTRRAEFSPAQFSGPKKINLNHLLNFTFEPRGGNGAAVDGGYSCWGRRNKWGHKHKPFNKELFLQANCQFVVTDDQDYTAHFTDPDTLVSWDCVQQVRIYSHEVPSCPICLYPPVAARITRCGHIFCWPCILHYLSLSDKTWSKCPICYEAVHMVDLKSVVAMETRQYVVGDIITMRLMRREKGSLVAMPSSQWVKVEEPARFGDASLSPYSKLLLSSSSQVLSMVAEEKGILQAQLCLEEDAQGCFIQSALCHLQEREEMLLKQQPASDNRFDLSTLTLAETIPVDEVLTIKISAKPMLQYASAFDDEVLHETIVEVPEAVSLEPTLESLPEEPPDTELEAATDHVSDETNAPKEAEQGHSQTSQVHGPFYYFYQAEDCQQMFLHPVNIRCLLREYGSLETSPDSITATVVEIEGHTVTEDIRRRHRYLSHLPLTCEFSTCELSLQPPILSQETIDTFSDELEKRKRLRLKKARDEKRREKRIEMEENKKQGRYPEVHIGLENLQHFPAFGSPPDNSCPLAQPDFTLRPPSPLSSSPSPEATMFPCLNAQNSLLVGNVEDDSHCMSFAQMLKGGKARADGPKTTTKTDKLLSPSTADSDGESDGSERAPVPNFQNSFSQAFEKALLQLDSPEVSPQPVVVPDEKGGKKKKKKQKLLFSTSMVHTK comes from the exons ATGCTCGAGAGCTCTGCGGCTCTTGGCTCGAAGCTCGGCCTCGTTCACTACAGGGAAACAGACATGGAGAAGAACCCGAACAACAGCAACAATACCAAGGTTCCACCGCGTTCCAACTCCTCTGGACCAACCCCGGGGGAATCTAAACCGAAATCAG AAAGTAAAAATAATGGAGGGGCCAAGCGCTACAGCCGCAAGCGGGAGCCCTCCTTTCCCAAACCAGAAAATTTCTCCAGTACACGTCGTAGCAATCCACAGAAAAGCAAGAATTTTGACAAGAGACCCCCCCAGAGAGGTGGAGGACGGCAATATGGGGTTGCAGGTGGAGGACGACGGGAGGAG GTAGCAGACACGCGCCGGGCAGAGTTTAGCCCGGCTCAGTTTTCCGGAccgaaaaaaataaacctgaaCCATCTGTTGAACTTCACCTTCGAACCTCGCGGAGGTAACGGCGCTGCCGTAGATGGAGGCTACTCCTGTTGGGGGCGCCGAAATAAATGGGGTCACAAGCACAAGCCCTTTAACAAGGAGCTTTTCCTGCAGGCCaa TTGCCAGTTCGTGGTGACCGATGACCAGGACTACACGGCGCACTTCACTGATCCAGATACTTTGGTCAGCTGGGATTGTGTGCagcaagtg CGCATCTACAGTCATGAGGTGCCATCTTGTCCCATCTGCCTGTACCCGCCCGTGGCAGCACGCATTACGCGTTGTGGACATATCTTTTGTTGGCCATGCATACTGCACTACCTGTCTTTAAGTGATAAGACTTGGTCCAAGTGCCCCATATGCTATGAGGCTGTTCACATGGTGGATTTGAAGAG TGTGGTTGCCATGGAGACCAGGCAGTATGTGGTCGGCGATATCATCACCATGCGCCTCATGCGGAGGGAAAAGGGAAGTTTGGTAGCCATGCCGAGCTCACAGTGGGTGAAAGTGGAGGAACCTGCACGTTTTGGAG atGCTTCTCTGAGCCCTTATTCCAAGCTGCTGCTGAGCTCCAGCAGTCAGGTCCTCAGCATGGTGGCAGAGGAGAAGGGAATTCTGCAAGCTCAGCTATGCCTGGAAGAAGATGCGCAAGGCTGCTTCATCCAGAGTGCACTTTGCCACTTGCAG gagCGAGAGGAAATGTTGTTGAAGCAACAGCCAGCTTCAGACAACCGCTTTGATTTGTCCACTCTGACTCTCGCGGAAACTATTCCTGTCGATGAAGTGTTGACTATTAAGATCTCTGCCAAG cCCATGCTCCAGTACGCATCTGCTTTTGACGATGAAGTGTTACACGAAACAATTGTTGAAGTGCCGGAGGCGGTGTCCCTTGAACCTACTTTGGAAAGTCTGCCTGAAGAACCTCCCGATACTGAGTTGGAGGCGGCAACAGATCACGTTTCTGATGAAACAAATGCTCCCAAAGAGGCGGAACAAGGTCACTCGCAAACCAGCCAGGTGCATGGACCCTTCTACTATTTCTATCAAG CGGAGGACTGCCAGCAGATGTTTTTACATCCCGTCAATATACGTTGTCTATTGAGGGAATATGGCAGTTTGGAAACCAGTCCAGACTCTATCACTGCTACAGTGGTGGAGATTGAGGGACATACTGTCACTGAG GACATCCGTCGTCGACATCGGTACCTGTCTCATCTTCCTCTAACATGTGAATTCAGCACCTGTGAGTTGTCCTTGCAGCCACCAATCCTGTCCCAAGAAACCATTGACACATTTTCAG ATGAATTGGAGAAAAGGAAACGCCTGAGACTGAAGAAAGCCAGAGACGAAAAGCGCAGGGAGAAGCGGATTGAAATGGAAGAGAACAAGAAGCAGGGTAGAT ACCCCGAGGTGCATATTGGCCTTGAGAACCTCCAACATTTCCCGGCTTTTGGGTCGCCACCTGACAATAGCTGCCCTCTGGCCCAGCCGGATTTTACCTTGCGTCCTCCTTCTCCCCTGAGTAGCAGTCCTTCTCCTG AGGCAACAATGTTTCCATGTCTGAATGCGCAAAACTCTCTTCTTGTGGGAAATGTGGAAGATGACTCTCACTGCATGTCATTTGCACAG ATGCTGAAAGGTGGAAAAGCCAGAGCTGATGGACCCAAAACCACCACCAAAACAG ATAAACTGTTATCGCCATCAACCGCTGACAGCGACGGAGAGAGTGATGGGTCAGAACGAGCTCCGGTTCCAAACTTTCAGAACTCTTTCAGCCAAGCATTTGAGAAGGCACTTCTCCAGCTTGATAGTCCAGAAGTTTCTCCGCAACCTGTCGTTGTCCCAG ATGAGAAGggtggaaagaagaaaaagaaaaaacagaagcTTCTCTTTAGCACATCCATGGTTCACACAAAGTAA
- the pop5 gene encoding ribonuclease P/MRP protein subunit POP5, translating to MVRVKWRYLVCEINVLDKKSLFVLSEGGVASAVKNAVASIHGDYGSAMLARGDFVKYLNTFTGIVVIRFPKKYYKILWSALPFITSIETNHQSVPCFLNCLHIGGTIRTCQRFLISYSVRQLHRMLPNCKNEAERREVRKAILSCSYEQDKRQGNQHDDDAEEF from the exons ATGGTGCGTGTTAAGTGGAG GTATTTGGTGTGTGAAATCAACGTgttggacaaaaaaagcctatttGTGTTGAGTGAGGGAGGTGTCGCCAGCGCAGTGAAAAATGCAGTGGCCTCCATACATGGAGACTATGGATCGGCCATGTTAGCCCGCGGGGATTTTG TGAAATACCTGAATACTTTCACAGGAATTGTCGTCATACgtttcccaaaaaaatactacaaaatactaTGGTCAGCGTTGCCTTTTATCACTTCTATTGAGACCAATCACCAGAGCGTACCGtgttttctgaactgtttgCACATTGGAG GAACAATCAGAACTTGCCAGAGGTTTTTGATTAGTTACAGCGTACGACAGCTCCATCGAATGCTGCCAAATTGTAAAAATGAAG CCGAAAGGAGAGAGGTTCGCAAGGCTATTCTAAGTTGCTCCTATGAACAGGATAAACGACAGGGTAATCAACATGATGATGATGCAGAAGAATTCTAA